Proteins encoded within one genomic window of Humulus lupulus chromosome 1, drHumLupu1.1, whole genome shotgun sequence:
- the LOC133820963 gene encoding uncharacterized protein LOC133820963, giving the protein MTNHAQGNLPGTIEVNPKEKCNEISLRSGKQLKEPKVVDEKKGKVEEELHINISFVGALEQMSSYVKFMKEISSKKRKLEDYEIVTLTKECSAILQKKLPPKFKDPGSFNIPCSIGNVVFEQAFCDLGASVNLLPLSIYRKLKLGESKPTTVTFQMADRLVKHHRGVIEHFLVNVDKFIFPTDFIILDMEEDENIPIILGRSFLATVRALIDVQKGE; this is encoded by the exons ATGACAAATCATGCTCAAGGGAACTTACCGGGCACTATTGAAGTGAATCCTAAAGAGAAATGCAATGAAATCTCTTTGAGAAGTGGTAAACAGTTAAAAGAGCCAAAAGTGGTTGATGAGAAGAAGGGTAAAGTAGAAGAAGAG CTGCACATCAATATTTCGTTTGTTGGGGCACTTGAACAGATGTCAAGTTATGTTAAATTTATGAAGGAGATATCATCAAAGAAAAGGAAATTGGAGGATTATGAGATAGTGACACTTACTAAGGAGTGCAGTGCGATACTTCAAAAGAAGCTACCTCCCAAGTTCAAGGATCCAGGTAGTTTCAACATTCCTTGTTCTATAGGGAATGTGGTTTTTGAGCAAGCATTTTGTGAtttaggggcaagtgtgaatttattgcctctATCTATTTATCGAAAACTGAAATTGGGAGAATCTAAGCCAACAACTGTGACGTTTCAGATGGCGGATCGCTTAGTCAAACACCATCGCGGAGTGATTGAGCATTTTCTAGTAAATGTGGACAAATTCATCTTCCCTACAGATTTcattattcttgatatggaggaagatgaaaatattccaattatTCTTGGAAGGTCATTCTTGGCTACTGTGAGAGCATTAATCGATGTGCAGAAAGGAGAATAA